A region from the Enterobacter roggenkampii genome encodes:
- the recD gene encoding exodeoxyribonuclease V subunit alpha — MTMQALLLDAVEQRLLRHLDVQFAMMVAGEEPAVMLAAAILSKDAGEGHVCLPLSRLAVDEKMPPALQACFALLGDALDWQAILRGSPAVSGADTGTPMILVGERLYLNRLWRNELTVARFFSETNAPLPCDETQLRQTLDALFSSDEATDWQKVAAAVALTRRISVISGGPGTGKTTTVAKLLAALIQLSGEQKCRIRLAAPTGKAAARLTESLGGALQKLPLTGEQLALFPNEASTLHRLLGAQPGSQRLRYHAGNPLHLDVLVVDEASMIDLTMMSRLIDALPPHARVIFLGDRDQLASVEAGAVLGDICTYASLGYTAERAQELARLTGCSLTSENHSLAGALRDSLCLLQKSYRFGSDSGIGQLAAAVNRGDRRTTTAVFDGTFTDIEKKSLQTGEEYQAMLDDALQGYQHFLTGVQQQRSPEQVIAAFGEYQLLCALREGPFGVRGLNDRLEQLLVQKRKINRTPHSRWYEGRPVMISRNDSALGLFNGDIGIALDCGQGLRVWFQMPDGSVKSFQPSRLPEHETAWAMTVHKSQGSEFNHAALILPTQLSPVITRELIYTAITRARQRLSLYTDERVLVQAIATRTERRSGLGAIFESL; from the coding sequence ATGACGATGCAGGCGCTACTGCTGGACGCGGTTGAACAACGATTACTGCGCCACCTGGACGTGCAGTTTGCCATGATGGTGGCAGGCGAGGAGCCAGCCGTCATGCTTGCCGCCGCGATTCTGAGCAAAGACGCGGGGGAAGGGCACGTATGTCTGCCGCTGTCGCGTCTGGCGGTGGATGAGAAAATGCCTCCGGCTTTACAGGCGTGTTTCGCGCTGCTGGGTGACGCACTGGACTGGCAGGCGATACTACGCGGTTCGCCTGCCGTGAGCGGAGCCGATACCGGGACGCCAATGATTCTGGTCGGCGAGCGTTTGTATCTTAACCGGCTGTGGCGTAACGAACTGACGGTGGCGCGCTTCTTCAGCGAGACCAACGCCCCGCTTCCCTGCGATGAAACGCAGCTCCGGCAAACGCTGGATGCGCTGTTTTCCTCTGACGAGGCGACAGACTGGCAGAAAGTGGCGGCAGCCGTGGCCTTAACGCGTCGGATCTCGGTGATTTCAGGCGGACCGGGCACCGGGAAAACGACCACCGTGGCAAAACTGCTTGCCGCGCTGATTCAGTTGTCGGGCGAGCAAAAGTGCCGTATTCGCCTGGCGGCCCCCACCGGTAAAGCCGCGGCGCGTCTGACGGAATCGTTAGGCGGCGCGCTGCAAAAGCTGCCGCTTACCGGGGAGCAGCTGGCGCTTTTCCCCAACGAAGCCAGCACGCTGCACCGTTTGCTTGGCGCTCAGCCTGGCAGCCAGCGTTTGCGCTACCATGCCGGTAATCCCCTGCACCTGGATGTGCTGGTGGTGGATGAGGCGTCGATGATTGACCTGACGATGATGTCGCGTTTGATTGATGCGCTACCGCCGCACGCGCGCGTTATTTTCCTGGGCGATCGCGACCAGCTTGCCTCCGTGGAGGCGGGGGCTGTGCTGGGCGATATCTGCACCTATGCCAGCCTGGGTTATACCGCAGAACGCGCTCAGGAATTAGCCCGTCTCACCGGATGCTCGCTCACCTCTGAAAACCATTCGCTTGCAGGAGCGCTGCGCGACAGCCTGTGTCTGCTGCAGAAAAGCTACCGCTTCGGCAGCGATTCCGGTATCGGCCAGCTTGCGGCGGCCGTGAACCGGGGCGACCGGCGAACAACCACTGCGGTGTTTGACGGCACCTTTACGGATATTGAGAAAAAATCGCTGCAGACCGGGGAAGAGTATCAGGCGATGCTGGATGATGCCCTGCAGGGGTATCAGCACTTTCTGACGGGCGTACAACAGCAGCGTTCGCCGGAGCAGGTCATTGCCGCGTTTGGTGAATATCAGCTGCTTTGTGCGCTGAGGGAAGGTCCCTTTGGTGTCCGGGGCCTGAACGACAGGCTGGAACAGCTGCTGGTGCAAAAGCGTAAAATAAACCGCACCCCGCACTCGCGCTGGTATGAAGGGCGACCGGTGATGATTTCCCGCAACGACAGCGCGCTGGGGTTGTTTAACGGGGATATCGGGATTGCGCTCGACTGCGGCCAGGGGCTGCGCGTCTGGTTCCAGATGCCGGACGGGAGCGTGAAGTCTTTCCAGCCCAGCCGTTTGCCCGAGCATGAAACCGCCTGGGCGATGACGGTGCATAAGTCCCAGGGCTCCGAGTTTAACCACGCGGCGCTGATCCTGCCCACGCAGCTTTCCCCCGTCATTACCCGCGAGCTGATCTATACCGCCATTACGCGCGCGCGTCAGCGCCTGTCGCTGTATACCGATGAACGCGTGCTGGTGCAGGCGATTGCCACCCGCACGGAACGCCGAAGCGGGCTGGGCGCGATATTTGAGTCCCTCTGA
- the mltA gene encoding murein transglycosylase A, producing MKGRWAKYLMAGAMVAILAACSSKPTDRGQQYKDGKLSQPFSLVNQPDAVGAPINAGDFSEQVYQIRNASPRLYSAQNNVYSAVQDWLRAGGDTRNMRQFGIDAWQMEGADNYGNVQFTGYYTPVIQARHTRQGEFQYPIYRMPPKRGRLPSRAEIYAGALSENYVLAYSNSLMDNFIMDVQGSGYIDFGDGSPLNFFSYSGKNGHAYRSIGKVLIDRGEVKKEDMSMQAIREWGEKHSEAEVRELLEQNPSFVFFKPQNFAPVKGASSVPLIGRASVASDRSIIPAGTTLLAEVPLLDNNGKFNGQYELRLMVALDVGGAIKGQHFDIYQGIGPDAGHRAGWYNHYGRVWVLKAAPGAGNVFSG from the coding sequence ATGAAAGGACGTTGGGCGAAGTATCTGATGGCGGGCGCAATGGTAGCGATTCTTGCGGCCTGTTCTTCCAAACCGACCGATCGCGGTCAACAGTATAAAGACGGGAAGTTATCCCAGCCTTTCTCTTTAGTTAATCAGCCTGATGCGGTCGGCGCACCGATCAATGCCGGTGATTTCTCCGAGCAGGTCTACCAGATCCGCAACGCGTCACCGCGTCTGTACAGCGCACAGAACAACGTTTATAGCGCGGTGCAGGACTGGCTGCGCGCGGGCGGCGATACGCGCAACATGCGCCAGTTTGGTATCGACGCCTGGCAGATGGAAGGGGCCGATAACTACGGCAACGTTCAGTTTACCGGCTACTACACCCCGGTTATCCAGGCGCGACACACGCGTCAGGGAGAGTTCCAGTACCCTATCTACCGTATGCCGCCAAAACGCGGCCGTCTGCCGTCGCGCGCTGAGATCTACGCCGGTGCGCTAAGCGAAAACTACGTTCTTGCTTACAGCAACTCCCTGATGGACAACTTCATCATGGACGTTCAGGGCAGCGGCTATATTGATTTTGGCGACGGCTCGCCGCTTAACTTCTTCAGCTATTCCGGTAAAAACGGCCACGCCTATCGCAGTATTGGCAAGGTGCTGATCGACCGCGGCGAAGTGAAGAAAGAAGACATGTCGATGCAGGCGATCCGCGAGTGGGGCGAAAAGCACAGCGAAGCCGAGGTGCGTGAGCTGCTGGAGCAGAACCCGTCGTTTGTCTTCTTTAAACCGCAAAACTTCGCGCCGGTGAAAGGGGCGAGCTCGGTACCGCTGATTGGCCGTGCGTCGGTGGCATCGGATCGTTCGATTATTCCTGCGGGCACCACGCTGCTGGCTGAGGTCCCGTTACTGGACAACAACGGCAAGTTCAACGGCCAGTATGAGCTGCGTCTGATGGTGGCGCTGGACGTTGGCGGCGCGATCAAAGGGCAGCACTTCGATATCTATCAGGGCATTGGCCCGGATGCAGGCCACCGCGCAGGCTGGTATAACCACTACGGACGCGTGTGGGTGCTTAAGGCGGCACCGGGTGCCGGAAACGTATTCAGCGGCTGA
- the tcdA gene encoding tRNA cyclic N6-threonylcarbamoyladenosine(37) synthase TcdA, whose product MSVVISDAWRQRFGGTARLYGEKALQLFADAHVCVVGIGGVGSWAAEALARTGIGAITLIDMDDVCVTNTNRQIHALRDSVGLAKSEVMAERIRLINPECRVTVIDDFVTADNVAEYMSKGYSYVIDAIDSVRPKAALIAYCRRYKVPLVTTGGAGGQIDPTQIQVADLAKTIQDPLAAKLRERLKSDFNVVKNSKGKLGVDCVFSTEALVYPQADGSVCAMKSTAEGPKRMDCASGFGAATMVTASFGFVAVSHALKKMMAKAERQA is encoded by the coding sequence ATGTCTGTGGTAATCAGCGATGCCTGGCGCCAGCGTTTTGGCGGCACGGCACGTCTCTATGGTGAAAAAGCCCTGCAGCTGTTTGCGGATGCGCACGTCTGCGTCGTGGGCATTGGTGGTGTGGGGTCGTGGGCCGCAGAAGCGCTGGCGAGAACCGGTATTGGCGCAATCACGCTGATTGATATGGATGACGTGTGCGTCACCAACACCAACCGTCAAATTCACGCCCTGCGTGATAGCGTCGGCCTGGCAAAATCGGAGGTCATGGCGGAACGTATCCGCCTGATTAACCCGGAATGTCGGGTCACGGTGATTGATGATTTTGTGACGGCAGATAACGTCGCCGAATACATGAGCAAAGGCTACAGCTATGTGATTGACGCCATCGACAGCGTGCGTCCAAAAGCGGCGCTGATCGCCTACTGTCGTCGTTACAAGGTTCCCCTGGTGACGACCGGCGGCGCGGGCGGGCAAATCGACCCTACGCAGATTCAGGTGGCCGATCTGGCGAAAACCATTCAGGATCCACTGGCCGCCAAGCTGCGTGAACGCCTGAAGAGCGACTTCAACGTGGTGAAGAACAGCAAGGGCAAGCTGGGCGTAGACTGCGTGTTCTCGACCGAAGCGCTGGTCTACCCGCAGGCCGATGGTTCCGTGTGTGCGATGAAAAGCACGGCGGAAGGGCCAAAAAGAATGGATTGCGCCTCAGGCTTTGGCGCGGCCACCATGGTGACCGCTTCCTTCGGCTTTGTGGCGGTGTCTCACGCCCTGAAGAAGATGATGGCGAAGGCGGAACGTCAGGCCTGA
- the argA gene encoding amino-acid N-acetyltransferase yields MVKERRTELVQGFRHSVPYINAHRGKTFVIMLGGEAIEHENFSSIVNDIGLLHSLGIRLVVVYGARPQIDANLAAHQHEPIYHKHTRVTDAKTLELVKQAAGLLQLDITARLSMSLNNTPLQGAHINVVSGNFIIAQPLGVDDGVDYCHSGRIRRIDEEAIHRQLDSGAIVLMGPVAVSVTGESFNLTSEEIATQLAIKLKAEKMIGFCSSQGVVNDEGTIVPELFPNEAQARVEALEAEGDYHSGTVRFLRGAVKACRSGVRRSHLISYQEDGALLQELFSRDGIGTQIVMESAEQIRRATINDIGGILELIRPLEQQGILVRRSREQLEMEIDKFTIIQRDNLTIACAALYPFPEEKIGEMACVAVHPDYRSSSRGEMLLERVAAQARQMGLSKLFVLTTRSIHWFQERGFTPVDIDSLPETKKEMYNYQRRSKVLMADLG; encoded by the coding sequence ATGGTGAAGGAACGTAGAACCGAACTGGTCCAGGGATTCCGCCATTCTGTTCCCTATATCAACGCCCATCGGGGAAAAACGTTTGTCATCATGCTTGGCGGCGAAGCCATTGAGCATGAAAATTTTTCCAGCATCGTCAATGACATTGGCCTGCTGCACAGCCTGGGGATCCGCCTGGTGGTGGTCTATGGCGCGCGCCCGCAGATCGACGCCAACCTGGCCGCTCACCAGCACGAGCCGATTTACCACAAGCATACCCGCGTCACCGATGCCAAAACCCTTGAGTTGGTGAAGCAGGCGGCAGGTCTGCTGCAGTTGGATATCACCGCTCGCCTGTCCATGAGCCTGAACAACACGCCGCTGCAGGGCGCGCATATCAACGTCGTGAGCGGCAACTTCATCATTGCCCAGCCGCTCGGCGTGGACGATGGCGTGGATTACTGCCACAGCGGCCGCATTCGTCGTATTGATGAAGAAGCCATTCACCGCCAGCTGGACAGCGGCGCCATCGTCCTGATGGGCCCGGTCGCCGTTTCGGTGACCGGCGAAAGCTTCAACCTCACTTCAGAAGAGATCGCCACGCAGCTGGCGATCAAGCTGAAGGCGGAAAAAATGATTGGGTTCTGCTCCTCTCAGGGCGTCGTGAATGATGAAGGAACGATCGTGCCGGAACTCTTCCCGAATGAAGCCCAGGCCCGCGTGGAAGCGCTGGAAGCCGAAGGCGATTATCACTCCGGCACGGTCCGCTTCCTGCGTGGCGCCGTGAAGGCCTGCCGCAGCGGCGTGCGTCGTAGCCACCTGATCAGCTATCAGGAAGACGGCGCCCTGCTGCAGGAGCTGTTCTCCCGCGACGGTATTGGTACGCAGATTGTCATGGAGAGTGCGGAGCAGATCCGCCGCGCCACCATTAACGACATCGGCGGTATTCTGGAGCTGATCCGCCCGCTGGAACAGCAGGGTATTCTGGTGCGTCGTTCACGCGAGCAGCTGGAGATGGAGATCGACAAATTCACCATTATTCAGCGCGATAACCTGACCATCGCCTGCGCCGCGCTCTATCCGTTCCCGGAAGAGAAGATCGGTGAAATGGCCTGCGTGGCGGTGCATCCTGATTACCGCAGCTCTTCACGCGGTGAAATGCTGCTTGAGCGCGTGGCGGCACAGGCGCGCCAGATGGGGCTGAGCAAGCTGTTCGTCCTGACGACGCGCAGCATTCACTGGTTCCAGGAGCGCGGTTTCACGCCGGTGGATATCGATTCTCTGCCGGAAACGAAGAAAGAGATGTACAACTATCAGCGCCGTTCAAAAGTGCTGATGGCGGACCTGGGATGA
- the csdE gene encoding cysteine desulfurase sulfur acceptor subunit CsdE: MTHAALAGHPFGTVITEETLKQTFAPLSQWEDKYRQLILLGKQLPTLSDDLKAQAKEIAGCENRVWLGVSVSGEKLHFFGDSEGRIVRGLLAVLLTAVEGKSAAELLAHSPLGLFDELGLRAQLSASRGQGLIALNEAVLDAARQAQA; encoded by the coding sequence ATGACTCACGCTGCTTTAGCCGGACATCCGTTTGGCACCGTCATCACTGAAGAGACGTTAAAACAGACCTTTGCCCCGCTTTCACAGTGGGAAGATAAATATCGCCAGCTGATTCTTCTCGGTAAGCAGTTACCGACCCTCTCTGACGATCTCAAGGCGCAGGCGAAAGAGATTGCAGGCTGTGAAAATCGCGTCTGGCTGGGCGTGAGCGTTTCCGGTGAGAAGCTGCACTTCTTCGGCGACAGCGAAGGCCGCATCGTCCGGGGCCTGTTGGCCGTATTGTTGACCGCAGTGGAAGGGAAAAGCGCGGCGGAACTGCTGGCGCATTCGCCGCTGGGGTTATTTGATGAGCTGGGGCTGCGCGCGCAGCTCAGCGCCTCGCGCGGTCAGGGGTTGATCGCACTCAACGAGGCGGTACTGGACGCCGCTCGTCAGGCTCAGGCCTGA
- the csdA gene encoding cysteine desulfurase CsdA, whose amino-acid sequence MNAFSPAQFRAQFPALADAGIYLDSAATALKPQAVIDATQQFYSLSAGNVHRSQFAEAQRLTARYESARDRVAHLINAESGKNIVWTRGTTEAINMVAQCYARPLLQPGDEIVVSEAEHHANLVPWLMVAEQTGARVVKLPLGADLLPDVARLPELITPRSRILALGQMSNVTGGCPDLAQAIRIAHANGMVVMVDGAQGVVHFPADVQALDIDFYAFSGHKLYGPTGIGVLYGKPELLAKMTPWLGGGKMIAEVSFDGFKTQDVPYRLEAGTPNVAGVIGLSAALEWLAETDVVQAESWSRGLATLAEEELKKRPGFRSFRVQDSSLLAFDFVGVHHSDMVTLLAGYGIALRAGQHCAQPLLAALGVSGTLRASFAPYNTQSDVDALVAAVDRALEILVD is encoded by the coding sequence ATGAACGCTTTCAGTCCTGCGCAGTTCCGCGCACAGTTTCCGGCGCTGGCCGATGCCGGTATTTATCTGGACAGTGCCGCCACCGCCCTTAAGCCACAGGCGGTCATTGACGCCACGCAGCAGTTTTACAGCCTGAGCGCCGGGAACGTGCATCGCAGCCAGTTTGCCGAGGCGCAGCGATTAACCGCGCGCTACGAATCCGCACGCGATCGCGTGGCGCACCTGATCAATGCCGAAAGCGGGAAAAATATCGTCTGGACGCGCGGCACCACCGAGGCCATCAATATGGTGGCCCAGTGCTACGCGCGCCCGCTGCTTCAGCCGGGCGATGAGATCGTCGTCAGCGAGGCGGAACATCACGCCAACCTGGTGCCGTGGCTGATGGTGGCCGAACAAACGGGTGCACGCGTGGTGAAGCTTCCGCTGGGCGCAGACCTTCTGCCCGATGTGGCCCGTCTCCCCGAGTTGATTACCCCTCGCAGCCGCATTCTGGCGCTTGGACAGATGTCTAACGTCACCGGTGGTTGCCCGGACCTGGCTCAGGCGATTCGCATCGCGCATGCCAACGGTATGGTGGTGATGGTTGACGGTGCGCAGGGCGTGGTGCATTTCCCCGCCGACGTGCAGGCGCTGGATATCGACTTCTATGCCTTCTCAGGACATAAGCTCTACGGGCCAACCGGTATTGGGGTGTTGTACGGCAAGCCGGAACTTCTGGCAAAAATGACCCCGTGGCTCGGGGGCGGTAAGATGATCGCTGAAGTGTCGTTCGATGGCTTCAAAACGCAGGATGTTCCCTATCGCCTGGAGGCCGGTACGCCGAACGTGGCGGGTGTGATTGGCCTAAGCGCGGCGCTGGAGTGGCTGGCAGAAACAGACGTTGTGCAGGCTGAAAGCTGGAGCCGGGGGCTGGCGACGCTGGCAGAGGAAGAACTGAAAAAGCGCCCGGGTTTCCGCTCGTTCCGCGTTCAGGACTCAAGCCTGCTCGCCTTTGATTTTGTGGGCGTGCATCACAGCGACATGGTGACGCTGCTGGCGGGGTATGGCATCGCCCTGCGCGCCGGGCAGCACTGCGCGCAGCCGCTGCTGGCGGCGCTCGGCGTGAGCGGCACGCTGCGCGCCTCGTTCGCGCCCTATAACACACAAAGCGATGTTGACGCGCTGGTCGCTGCCGTTGACCGCGCGCTTGAAATACTGGTGGATTAA
- the amiC gene encoding N-acetylmuramoyl-L-alanine amidase AmiC, with translation MSGSNSAISRRRLLKGAGAMWLLSVSQVGLAATSQVVAVRVWPSSTYTRVTVESNRVLKYKQFALSNPERVVVDLEGVNLNSVLKGMAAQIRGDDPFIKSARVGQFDPQTVRMVFELKQNVKPQLFALAPVATFKERLVMDLYPANATDIQDPLLALLEDYNKGDLQRQVPPAQSGPQPGKAGRDRPIVIMLDPGHGGEDSGAVGKYRTREKDVVLQIARRLKALIDKEGNMRAYMTRNEDVFIPLKVRVAKAQKQRADLFVSIHADAFTSRQPSGSSVFALSTKGATSTAARYLADTQNASDLIGGVSKSGDRYVDHTMFDMVQSLTINDSLKFGKAVLGKLGNINKLHKNSVEQAGFAVLKAPDIPSILVETAFISNVEEERKLKTAKFQQEVAESILAGIRAYFSDGATLARRG, from the coding sequence ATGTCGGGATCCAATTCAGCAATAAGCCGCCGCCGTTTGTTAAAAGGGGCCGGGGCAATGTGGTTGCTTAGCGTCAGTCAGGTCGGTCTTGCCGCCACCAGTCAGGTCGTGGCGGTGCGCGTCTGGCCATCGTCGACCTATACGCGCGTGACGGTCGAATCCAATCGCGTGCTGAAATATAAGCAATTTGCCCTCAGCAACCCGGAACGTGTGGTGGTGGATCTCGAAGGCGTTAACCTCAACTCCGTGCTGAAAGGGATGGCGGCGCAGATCCGCGGCGACGATCCGTTTATTAAATCGGCGCGCGTCGGGCAGTTCGATCCGCAAACCGTGCGCATGGTGTTTGAACTGAAGCAGAACGTGAAGCCGCAGCTGTTTGCCCTGGCGCCTGTCGCCACGTTCAAAGAGCGCCTGGTCATGGATCTCTATCCGGCCAATGCGACGGATATTCAGGATCCGCTTCTTGCCCTGCTGGAAGATTACAACAAAGGCGATCTGCAGCGTCAGGTTCCGCCGGCGCAAAGCGGTCCGCAGCCGGGGAAAGCAGGGCGCGATCGTCCGATTGTGATCATGCTTGATCCAGGCCACGGCGGCGAAGACTCCGGTGCGGTGGGGAAATACCGCACGCGTGAAAAAGACGTGGTTCTGCAAATTGCCCGTCGTCTGAAGGCGCTGATTGATAAAGAAGGCAACATGCGCGCCTATATGACGCGTAATGAAGACGTCTTTATTCCGCTGAAGGTCAGGGTGGCGAAAGCGCAGAAGCAGCGCGCAGATTTGTTCGTCTCGATCCATGCGGATGCGTTTACCAGCCGTCAGCCAAGCGGCTCGTCGGTGTTTGCGCTCTCAACCAAAGGCGCGACCAGTACCGCAGCAAGATACCTGGCGGATACCCAGAACGCCTCAGACCTCATCGGTGGCGTGAGCAAAAGCGGCGACCGCTACGTCGACCACACCATGTTCGACATGGTGCAGTCGCTGACCATTAACGACAGCCTGAAGTTTGGTAAAGCGGTGCTGGGCAAGCTGGGCAACATCAATAAGCTGCACAAGAACAGCGTTGAACAGGCCGGGTTTGCGGTACTCAAGGCGCCGGATATCCCGTCCATCCTGGTTGAAACCGCGTTTATCAGTAACGTGGAAGAGGAGCGTAAGCTCAAGACGGCAAAATTCCAGCAGGAAGTGGCGGAGTCGATTCTGGCAGGGATTCGTGCGTATTTCTCTGACGGGGCGACGCTGGCGCGGCGCGGGTAG